Proteins encoded together in one Aurantiacibacter aquimixticola window:
- a CDS encoding L,D-transpeptidase family protein: MPANADEAALEANWVERDLADALQRYRSEWGDLPTTQIASGGALEEGDSGERVSALRARLGLSGGTKFDAALAERVRLFRDMHGLSQGEHVDAEMIAALNRGADHYIAILDQNLARARDLPDFLGHRYVFVDIATQHLSMMKDGEVEDTMRVVVGRSQTQTPIMAGLIRHAVLNPYWNVPVDLVRDRYASRVINGGRAYLNRTGFRILSGFGDDAVQLQPSEVDWDAVRSGELDLRLRQEPGVGNGMGSVKFMFPNDLGIFLHDTPSTHLFEDDERLFSAGCVRLERPEALGRWLMEGEMPEAGDDPEQVVPLVAPVPIYITYFTAMPQGDRIEFREDIYGHDAV, encoded by the coding sequence ATGCCCGCAAATGCTGACGAAGCTGCGCTGGAGGCCAATTGGGTAGAGCGCGATCTGGCCGACGCTCTACAGCGGTATCGCTCCGAATGGGGTGACCTGCCAACAACGCAAATCGCATCCGGTGGCGCTCTTGAAGAGGGCGACAGCGGCGAACGCGTTTCGGCTCTTCGCGCGCGTCTCGGCCTCAGCGGCGGCACAAAATTCGACGCCGCGCTTGCAGAGCGTGTGCGCCTTTTCCGTGATATGCACGGCCTGTCGCAAGGCGAACATGTCGATGCGGAAATGATCGCCGCGCTCAATCGCGGCGCAGACCATTATATCGCGATTCTCGACCAGAATCTGGCCCGTGCTCGCGATCTTCCCGATTTTCTCGGCCATCGCTACGTCTTCGTCGATATCGCGACCCAGCATCTTTCCATGATGAAAGACGGCGAAGTGGAAGACACGATGCGCGTCGTCGTCGGTCGGTCGCAAACGCAGACGCCGATCATGGCCGGATTGATCCGCCATGCGGTGCTCAACCCATATTGGAATGTCCCAGTTGACCTGGTGCGCGATCGCTATGCGAGCCGCGTTATCAATGGTGGGCGTGCCTATCTGAACCGCACCGGCTTTCGCATCCTGTCGGGTTTTGGCGACGATGCCGTCCAGTTGCAGCCCAGCGAAGTCGACTGGGACGCGGTCCGCAGCGGCGAACTCGATTTGCGCCTGCGCCAGGAGCCGGGTGTCGGCAATGGCATGGGCTCTGTGAAATTTATGTTTCCCAACGATCTCGGTATCTTCCTGCACGATACGCCCAGCACGCATCTCTTCGAGGATGACGAGCGACTGTTCAGTGCGGGCTGCGTCCGCCTCGAGCGGCCCGAAGCGCTCGGCCGCTGGCTGATGGAAGGTGAGATGCCTGAAGCAGGCGACGATCCCGAGCAGGTCGTTCCGCTCGTCGCGCCGGTGCCGATCTACATCACCTATTTCACGGCCATGCCGCAGGGCGATCGGATCGAATTTCGTGAAGATATTTACGGTCACGACGCCGTCTAG
- a CDS encoding DUF427 domain-containing protein gives MRPDPDPVGPGQESVWDYPRPAIAEPTRAHIVIEHGGVVVADTRNAVRVLETSHPPNYYIPPADIADGVLRRAAGSSMCEWKGAAKYWDVLAGDDVLEKVGWSYPNPTPSFRLLADFVAFYAAPFDRCLVDGEEVIPQPGQFYGGWITSKVAGPFKGVPGSRFW, from the coding sequence ATGCGCCCCGATCCCGATCCCGTCGGTCCCGGCCAGGAAAGCGTCTGGGACTATCCGCGACCCGCGATCGCAGAGCCGACCCGCGCCCATATCGTCATCGAGCATGGCGGCGTCGTGGTCGCCGATACGCGTAATGCGGTTCGCGTGCTCGAAACGAGCCATCCGCCCAATTACTACATTCCGCCCGCCGACATCGCCGACGGCGTTTTGCGGCGCGCTGCGGGTTCATCCATGTGCGAATGGAAAGGCGCAGCGAAATATTGGGATGTGCTTGCCGGTGACGATGTACTGGAAAAGGTCGGCTGGTCCTATCCCAATCCCACGCCGAGCTTCAGGCTGCTCGCCGATTTCGTCGCATTCTACGCCGCTCCATTCGATCGCTGCCTTGTCGATGGCGAAGAGGTCATTCCGCAACCGGGTCAGTTCTATGGCGGCTGGATCACGAGCAAGGTGGCCGGACCGTTCAAGGGCGTACCGGGCAGCCGCTTCTGGTGA
- a CDS encoding thiol-disulfide oxidoreductase DCC family protein produces MPHVTVWYDGACPLCSREIAFLRRLDRRGAIDFVDVSGDSPANCPVSQDDLLQRFHVREGDHVLSGAAGFAAMWRAIPLLRPLGELARLPLFGDAFERLYRLFLRIRPRLQRLASRT; encoded by the coding sequence GTGCCTCACGTTACAGTCTGGTACGACGGCGCATGCCCGCTTTGCAGCCGGGAAATCGCCTTTCTGCGGCGGCTGGACCGACGCGGGGCTATCGATTTTGTCGATGTCAGCGGCGACTCGCCTGCCAATTGCCCCGTGTCTCAAGATGATCTTCTACAGCGCTTCCACGTTCGTGAAGGCGACCACGTGCTCTCCGGCGCGGCTGGCTTTGCCGCCATGTGGCGCGCTATCCCACTGCTAAGGCCGCTTGGCGAGCTGGCCCGCTTGCCGCTTTTCGGCGACGCTTTCGAGAGACTGTACCGGCTTTTCCTGCGTATCCGGCCACGGCTACAGCGTTTGGCATCGCGCACATGA